One Aliidiomarina minuta genomic region harbors:
- a CDS encoding curli assembly protein CsgF → MKKTMITAGLLFLSSQAAATQLVYEPVNPSFGGNAMNGSYLLQKAQSQNDHSPAASQRSFVQRFQEQLERNIINSLTRRIADGDLVEGTYDTGEYTVEVMGQGDGSVLVHIINNETGEVTIITMPGFGG, encoded by the coding sequence ATGAAAAAAACAATGATTACCGCAGGTTTGTTATTTCTATCGAGTCAGGCGGCAGCCACACAGCTAGTATACGAACCTGTTAACCCCAGTTTTGGGGGTAACGCAATGAATGGCAGTTACCTATTGCAGAAAGCACAAAGTCAGAATGACCATTCCCCGGCGGCCAGTCAACGCTCTTTCGTGCAGCGCTTTCAGGAGCAGCTGGAGCGCAATATTATCAACAGCCTGACACGACGCATTGCTGATGGCGATCTTGTGGAAGGTACTTATGATACAGGTGAATATACGGTAGAGGTTATGGGTCAGGGCGATGGTAGTGTACTGGTGCATATTATCAATAATGAAACTGGTGAAGTTACTATCATTACTATGCCTGGCTTCGGGGGTTAA
- a CDS encoding curli production assembly/transport protein CsgE produces MLKKLALIILFLVSPSSYATDIELGGIVIDRTITRFGKDFFFYYTGYWRDIPATDGITVVIHEQVFPQAGTRLWVEMEREVIYETYFGRRQNDVRKTAERAIILSVNKVAEIQAEAMLGSPVNNKL; encoded by the coding sequence ATGTTGAAAAAGTTAGCACTGATAATTCTATTTTTAGTAAGCCCTTCTTCTTATGCCACTGACATTGAGTTAGGTGGCATTGTTATTGACCGGACTATTACAAGATTTGGCAAAGACTTCTTTTTTTATTACACAGGGTATTGGCGGGATATTCCCGCAACAGATGGCATTACCGTTGTTATTCATGAACAAGTATTTCCTCAGGCAGGAACCCGGCTATGGGTCGAAATGGAACGCGAAGTAATTTATGAAACCTATTTTGGTCGCCGACAGAATGATGTGCGAAAGACCGCAGAGCGAGCAATTATACTGAGCGTCAATAAGGTCGCTGAAATACAGGCGGAAGCCATGTTGGGTTCGCCCGTTAATAATAAACTATAA
- a CDS encoding curlin subunit CsgB, with protein MAIFIRTIIALTFSLFMTATHASDSLPLHLASLLERNSMGSMTGISGNAAELHQLGDYNHAMVEQWGEQNYLYLMQDGFGNQFNLLQQGFGNQAHLEQVGNYNSADVIQSGNSNAVFLQQHGQDNFISVQQLGNQSQVSITQY; from the coding sequence GTGGCTATTTTTATAAGAACAATAATCGCGCTCACGTTCTCGTTATTTATGACAGCGACACACGCAAGTGATTCGTTGCCATTGCATTTGGCGAGTCTGCTTGAGCGTAACTCCATGGGGAGTATGACTGGTATCAGTGGTAATGCTGCCGAACTTCATCAGCTTGGTGATTATAACCATGCAATGGTGGAGCAATGGGGCGAACAAAATTACTTATATCTGATGCAAGACGGATTCGGGAATCAGTTCAATCTTCTCCAACAGGGGTTTGGTAATCAGGCTCATTTAGAACAGGTAGGAAATTATAACTCCGCGGATGTTATCCAGTCGGGTAACAGCAATGCTGTGTTTCTGCAGCAACACGGACAGGATAATTTTATATCGGTTCAACAATTGGGCAATCAATCTCAAGTTTCTATAACGCAGTATTAA